One window from the genome of Mumia sp. ZJ1417 encodes:
- the moeZ gene encoding adenylyltransferase/sulfurtransferase MoeZ — MSLAPLVEPADELTVDEVRRYSRHLIIPDVGMAGQKRLKNAKVLVIGAGGLGSPALLYLAAAGVGTLGIIDFDTVDESNLQRQVIHGQSDIGKSKALSAKESVAEINPYVHVILHEERLDVDNVLDIFADYDLILDGTDNFATRYLVNDAAVILGKPYVWGSIYRFEGQVSVFWAQEGPQYRDLYPEPPPPGMVPSCAEGGVLGVLCASIGSVMVNEAIKLITGIGDPLIGRLLVFDALEMRWTELKIRRDPNGEPPTALLEDYEAFCGVLSDDAADAAADSTISVTTLAGWLKEREEGTRDFVLVDVREPNEYEINKIPGSVLIPKGEFLAGNALEQLPQDKQVVLQCKSGARSAEVLAILKGAGLEDAVHVGGGVVAWVNQIDPSQPSY; from the coding sequence GTGTCACTAGCACCCCTGGTCGAGCCCGCTGACGAGCTGACCGTCGACGAGGTTCGCCGCTACAGCCGACACCTGATCATCCCCGACGTCGGGATGGCCGGCCAGAAGCGCCTGAAGAACGCGAAGGTCCTCGTGATCGGCGCCGGCGGCCTCGGCAGCCCCGCGCTGCTCTATCTCGCGGCGGCGGGTGTCGGAACGCTCGGCATCATCGACTTCGACACCGTCGACGAGTCCAACCTGCAGCGCCAGGTGATCCACGGTCAGAGCGACATTGGCAAGTCCAAGGCGCTGTCGGCCAAGGAGTCCGTCGCCGAGATCAACCCGTACGTCCACGTGATCCTCCACGAGGAGCGTCTCGACGTCGACAACGTGCTGGACATCTTCGCCGACTACGACCTGATCCTCGACGGCACCGACAACTTCGCGACGCGCTACCTCGTCAACGACGCGGCCGTGATCCTCGGCAAGCCGTACGTGTGGGGCTCGATCTACAGGTTCGAGGGCCAGGTGTCGGTGTTCTGGGCGCAGGAGGGGCCGCAGTACCGCGACCTCTACCCCGAGCCCCCGCCGCCGGGCATGGTCCCGTCGTGCGCCGAGGGCGGCGTGCTGGGCGTGCTGTGCGCGTCGATCGGGTCGGTCATGGTCAACGAGGCCATCAAGCTGATCACCGGCATCGGCGACCCGCTGATCGGCCGGCTGCTCGTGTTCGACGCGCTCGAGATGCGCTGGACCGAGCTCAAGATCCGCCGCGACCCGAACGGCGAGCCGCCGACGGCGCTGCTGGAGGACTACGAGGCGTTCTGCGGCGTGCTGTCGGACGATGCTGCCGACGCCGCCGCCGACTCGACGATCTCCGTCACGACGCTCGCGGGCTGGCTGAAGGAGCGCGAGGAGGGGACGCGCGACTTCGTGCTCGTCGACGTGCGTGAGCCGAACGAGTACGAGATCAACAAGATCCCGGGCTCGGTGCTCATCCCGAAGGGCGAGTTCCTTGCCGGCAACGCGCTCGAGCAGCTGCCGCAGGACAAGCAGGTCGTCCTCCAGTGCAAGTCGGGCGCCCGCTCGGCCGAGGTGCTTGCGATCCTCAAGGGCGCGGGCCTCGAGGACGCCGTCCACGTCGGTGGTGGCGTCGTTGCCTGGGTGAACCAGATCGACCCCTCGCAGCCCTCGTACTGA
- a CDS encoding L,D-transpeptidase gives MTTRGDRPGNSGGRHSAQRARRRTWRLWSAAFVVAGLGASAVAFYDDALPLLPVGATGGTAAAPLAGEIPFAAGVSAYTPEVPPAVETPVDPPASRSADRPAVPTPAPSPEPVATAAAAPPAVPAVPAKSGEGRRIVFSMSEQRVWLVKASERVARTYAVSGSKHDNLDPGSYEVYSRSRHATSYDFGSTMDYFVRFTRGDNAPIGFHTIPVDEDGKALQTRSQLGKPLSSGCVRQWRKDAIALWEFAPVGTTVVVVA, from the coding sequence GTGACCACGCGCGGTGACCGTCCTGGGAATTCGGGGGGACGACACAGTGCGCAGCGTGCCCGCCGCCGGACCTGGCGGCTGTGGAGCGCCGCGTTCGTGGTCGCAGGCCTCGGTGCGAGCGCGGTCGCGTTCTACGACGACGCGCTGCCCCTGCTCCCGGTCGGCGCGACCGGCGGGACTGCGGCGGCGCCGCTCGCGGGCGAGATCCCGTTCGCCGCAGGCGTCTCCGCCTACACGCCCGAGGTGCCGCCGGCTGTCGAGACGCCGGTCGATCCGCCTGCGTCGCGCAGCGCCGACCGTCCCGCGGTCCCGACGCCTGCACCCAGCCCCGAGCCCGTGGCGACCGCGGCCGCGGCGCCGCCGGCAGTGCCTGCGGTGCCGGCGAAGTCCGGTGAGGGTCGACGCATCGTGTTCTCGATGAGCGAGCAGAGGGTGTGGCTGGTCAAGGCCAGCGAGCGCGTCGCCCGGACGTACGCCGTCTCCGGGAGCAAGCACGACAACCTCGACCCCGGCTCGTACGAGGTCTACTCGCGCTCACGCCACGCGACGTCGTACGACTTCGGCAGCACCATGGACTACTTCGTCCGGTTCACGCGCGGCGACAACGCGCCCATCGGCTTCCACACGATCCCGGTCGACGAGGACGGGAAGGCGCTCCAGACGCGCTCCCAGCTCGGCAAGCCGCTCTCGTCCGGATGCGTGCGCCAGTGGCGCAAGGACGCGATCGCGCTGTGGGAGTTCGCGCCGGTCGGCACGACGGTGGTCGTCGTCGCCTGA
- a CDS encoding ParA family protein: protein MTPHTADTPSGARVLAVANQKGGVAKTTTVASLGAALAQRGKHVLLVDLDPQASLTFSLGVDPEELDLSVREVLLGEKEPSDVIVVTDEAVHLLPSTIELAQAEETLATRTGREQRLRVALESVAGDYDWIILDCPPSLGVLTAAALTAATDLLIPLQCETLAHRGVGQLLDTVHDVRTYTNPGLRILGVLPTAYDGRTKHARAVLEAITSSYGLDVVEPAIPRTVRFAEAPAYGQSILRTAASHRGAQAYRDVADALLAS, encoded by the coding sequence GTGACACCTCACACCGCGGACACACCGAGCGGCGCGCGGGTCCTGGCGGTGGCTAACCAGAAGGGCGGCGTCGCCAAGACCACGACGGTCGCGTCCCTGGGTGCAGCCCTCGCCCAGCGGGGCAAGCACGTGCTGCTGGTCGACCTCGACCCGCAGGCGAGCCTCACGTTCTCCCTCGGTGTCGATCCCGAGGAGCTCGACCTGTCCGTACGCGAGGTGCTGCTCGGCGAGAAGGAGCCGAGCGACGTCATCGTCGTGACGGACGAGGCCGTGCACCTCCTCCCGTCGACGATCGAGCTCGCCCAGGCAGAGGAGACGCTCGCGACCCGCACGGGACGGGAGCAACGGCTGCGTGTCGCGCTGGAGAGCGTGGCCGGCGACTACGACTGGATCATCCTCGACTGCCCGCCCTCGCTCGGCGTGCTGACCGCGGCGGCGCTCACGGCGGCGACGGACCTGCTGATCCCGCTGCAGTGCGAGACGCTTGCGCACCGCGGTGTGGGCCAGCTCCTCGACACGGTGCACGACGTACGGACCTACACGAACCCGGGCCTGCGCATCCTCGGTGTGCTTCCAACGGCCTACGACGGGCGTACGAAGCACGCGCGTGCCGTGCTCGAGGCGATCACGTCGTCGTACGGGCTGGACGTCGTCGAACCCGCGATCCCGAGGACGGTGCGCTTCGCCGAGGCACCCGCGTACGGGCAGTCGATCCTGCGGACGGCGGCCAGCCATCGAGGGGCGCAGGCCTACCGCGACGTGGCCGACGCCCTCCTCGCATCCTGA
- a CDS encoding SDR family oxidoreductase, with amino-acid sequence MSLALVTGATSGIGLAFARTLAARGDDVVLVARDEGRLDALATELRATGRTVHVVPADLSTRDGVARVADAVREHRIDLLVNNAGSSIGKFFGDTDVAAEDAQLDLMVKAPMDLMAAALDVMRPRRSGQILNVASVAAFTPRGTYSAHKAWIVNLSQWMNIQFAAEGVVTTALCPGFVRTEFHQRMGVDPSDVPRWMWTSTDQQVRGALRDLDNGKPISVPTARYKVLATIARYAPAGLVAAVAKRGRKVSE; translated from the coding sequence ATGTCTCTCGCCTTGGTGACCGGCGCCACATCCGGCATCGGCCTGGCTTTCGCCCGCACGCTCGCCGCGCGCGGCGACGACGTCGTGCTCGTGGCCCGCGACGAGGGCCGTCTCGACGCCCTCGCGACCGAGCTGCGCGCAACCGGCCGTACGGTCCACGTCGTGCCTGCCGACCTCTCGACACGCGACGGCGTCGCACGCGTCGCCGATGCCGTCCGCGAGCACCGGATCGACCTGCTCGTCAACAACGCGGGATCGTCGATCGGCAAGTTCTTCGGCGACACCGACGTCGCCGCCGAGGACGCGCAGCTCGACCTGATGGTCAAGGCTCCGATGGACCTCATGGCCGCGGCGCTCGACGTCATGCGCCCGCGCCGGTCGGGCCAGATCCTCAACGTCGCGAGCGTCGCCGCGTTCACCCCGCGCGGCACCTACTCGGCCCACAAGGCCTGGATCGTCAACCTGAGCCAGTGGATGAACATCCAGTTCGCCGCAGAGGGCGTCGTCACGACCGCGCTGTGCCCGGGCTTCGTCCGTACGGAGTTCCACCAGCGGATGGGCGTCGACCCGAGCGACGTGCCGCGGTGGATGTGGACGAGCACCGACCAGCAGGTCCGCGGCGCGCTGCGCGACCTCGACAACGGCAAGCCGATCTCGGTGCCCACGGCGCGCTACAAGGTCCTGGCAACGATCGCCCGCTACGCCCCGGCGGGGTTGGTCGCCGCGGTCGCCAAGCGAGGCCGGAAGGTGTCCGAATGA
- a CDS encoding ferritin-like fold-containing protein, protein MADSTSSSDPDAAARTPLLDGDPLYREGVIELLGVIAYGELSAFERLAEDAKLAPSLRDTAELAQMANIEFSHFLGLRDRLESLGIDPYEAMAPFEESFTRFHVKTAPADWLEGLVKAYVGDGLAADFYREIAAYLDVDTRALVLDSLAGTGDSAFVVTRVREAIEEDPRVAGRLALWGRRLMGEALSQAQLVAAEHDGLTAVFVGGVDRATGMDLAAIGRMFARMTENHAARMAELGLQS, encoded by the coding sequence ATGGCCGATTCGACGAGCTCCTCTGACCCTGACGCCGCTGCACGCACGCCGCTGCTCGACGGCGACCCGCTCTACCGCGAAGGCGTCATCGAGCTGCTCGGCGTCATCGCGTACGGCGAGCTGTCGGCCTTCGAGCGGCTCGCCGAGGACGCCAAGCTCGCACCGTCCCTGCGGGACACGGCCGAGCTCGCGCAGATGGCGAACATCGAGTTCTCCCACTTCCTGGGGCTGCGCGACCGGCTGGAGTCGCTCGGGATCGACCCGTACGAGGCGATGGCCCCGTTCGAGGAGAGCTTCACCCGCTTCCACGTCAAGACCGCGCCGGCGGACTGGCTCGAGGGTCTCGTGAAGGCGTACGTGGGCGACGGCCTGGCCGCCGACTTCTACCGCGAGATCGCGGCGTACCTCGACGTCGACACCCGGGCGCTCGTGCTCGACAGCCTGGCGGGGACGGGGGATTCCGCGTTCGTGGTGACGCGGGTGCGCGAGGCGATCGAGGAGGATCCGCGCGTCGCGGGTCGGCTCGCGCTGTGGGGCCGGCGGCTGATGGGCGAGGCGCTGAGCCAGGCGCAGCTCGTGGCCGCGGAGCACGACGGACTCACCGCGGTGTTCGTTGGTGGTGTCGATCGGGCGACGGGGATGGACCTGGCCGCGATCGGGCGGATGTTCGCGCGGATGACCGAGAACCACGCAGCGCGGATGGCCGAGCTCGGACTGCAGTCCTGA
- a CDS encoding TetR/AcrR family transcriptional regulator, whose product MTDTTTSRPRGGRLPRSARRAQLLEAAREIFVDNGYHAAAMDDIAERAGVSKPVLYQHFPGKLELYLALLDSACDTVVDAVRDALASTEDNKARVEATIDVFYSYVASDQAAFRLVFESDITNEPEVRRRVDRVNTETASAVAAVIHDDTGLPEVAAELLAVSLVGMAHVGARYWLDQGSALSKDEAVGMVSALSWRGIGGFPRTDEPDAD is encoded by the coding sequence GTGACCGACACCACGACATCTCGTCCCCGGGGCGGCCGTCTTCCCCGAAGCGCCCGCCGAGCCCAGCTGCTGGAGGCGGCGCGCGAGATCTTCGTCGACAACGGCTACCACGCGGCGGCCATGGACGACATCGCCGAGCGTGCGGGCGTGAGCAAGCCGGTCCTCTACCAGCACTTCCCGGGCAAGCTCGAGCTCTACCTCGCGCTGCTCGACTCGGCCTGCGACACGGTTGTCGACGCCGTCCGCGACGCCCTGGCCTCCACCGAGGACAACAAGGCGCGTGTCGAGGCGACCATCGACGTGTTCTACAGCTACGTCGCGAGCGATCAGGCCGCGTTCCGTCTCGTGTTCGAGTCCGACATCACCAATGAGCCCGAGGTACGCCGGCGCGTCGACCGCGTCAACACCGAGACGGCGTCGGCGGTGGCGGCCGTGATCCACGACGACACCGGCCTTCCCGAGGTCGCCGCCGAGCTGCTCGCGGTCAGCCTCGTCGGCATGGCGCACGTCGGAGCGCGCTACTGGCTCGACCAGGGCTCGGCGCTGTCCAAGGACGAGGCGGTCGGCATGGTCAGCGCCCTGTCGTGGCGCGGGATCGGCGGCTTCCCCCGTACGGACGAGCCTGACGCCGACTGA
- a CDS encoding DUF3107 domain-containing protein → MEVRIGVQHSPRELSLETKESQDAVLQAFKDAGTGDGLLALSDDRGRSVVVPVEKVLYLEFSGDGARRVGFGES, encoded by the coding sequence GTGGAGGTACGGATCGGCGTCCAGCACAGCCCGCGCGAGCTGTCGCTGGAGACCAAGGAGAGCCAGGACGCGGTCCTGCAGGCCTTCAAGGACGCAGGCACCGGGGATGGTCTCCTGGCGCTGTCCGACGACCGCGGCCGCAGCGTCGTGGTGCCGGTGGAAAAGGTGCTCTACCTCGAGTTCTCGGGCGACGGCGCCCGCCGGGTCGGGTTCGGCGAGTCCTAG
- a CDS encoding DEAD/DEAH box helicase, producing the protein MTLPIALLGNDLIGQARTGTGKTLAFAIPVVQRAIAPHDPEFEMLSAPGKPQALMIAPTRELALQVSADVSAASAKRGTRVLTVYGGVPYEPQLEALENGVELVIGTPGRLLDLAKRKALDLSHVKALVLDEADEMLDLGFLPDVEALISRTPELRQTMLFSATMPGAIVALARTHMRHPVNIRAESSTDSAMVPATAQFVYQAHDLDKPEIVARVMQADDFGRAVVFTRTKRAAQRLADDLVERGFNAAPLHGDMAQVAREKAMAKFREGKIDALVATDVAARGIDVADVTHVINFSCPEDSNTYVHRIGRTGRAGKSGNAITLVDWADVARWKTINRDLGLPFDEPVETYSTSEHVFHDLGISADVTGRLKPPAPVAPKADRPARGERTDRDGERPARTRRNRSRTRGGKPVDETADASGGESSGAAAPAAATADAGAPPESGEERSDAPRRRRRRRRPSSGSSADGAAPVAADGGE; encoded by the coding sequence ATGACTCTCCCCATCGCGTTGCTCGGCAACGACCTGATCGGACAGGCCCGTACCGGTACGGGCAAGACGCTGGCCTTCGCCATCCCCGTCGTGCAGCGCGCGATCGCCCCGCACGACCCCGAGTTCGAGATGCTGTCGGCGCCCGGCAAGCCGCAGGCGCTGATGATCGCCCCGACCCGCGAGCTCGCGCTCCAGGTGTCGGCCGACGTCTCTGCCGCCTCCGCCAAGCGCGGCACGCGCGTGCTCACCGTCTACGGCGGTGTCCCGTACGAGCCGCAGCTCGAGGCGCTCGAGAACGGTGTCGAGCTTGTCATCGGCACCCCGGGTCGCCTGCTCGACCTGGCCAAGCGCAAGGCGCTCGACCTCTCCCACGTGAAGGCGCTCGTCCTCGACGAGGCCGACGAGATGCTCGACCTCGGGTTCCTGCCCGACGTCGAGGCGCTGATCTCGCGCACGCCGGAGCTGCGCCAGACCATGCTCTTCTCGGCGACGATGCCGGGCGCGATCGTCGCGCTCGCGCGTACGCACATGCGGCACCCGGTCAACATCCGCGCGGAGTCCAGCACGGACTCGGCGATGGTGCCGGCCACCGCGCAGTTCGTCTACCAGGCCCACGACCTCGACAAGCCCGAGATCGTCGCCCGCGTCATGCAGGCCGACGACTTCGGTCGCGCGGTCGTGTTCACGCGGACGAAGCGCGCGGCGCAGCGCCTCGCCGACGACCTGGTCGAGCGTGGCTTCAACGCCGCACCGTTGCACGGTGACATGGCGCAGGTGGCGCGCGAGAAGGCGATGGCGAAGTTCCGCGAGGGCAAGATCGACGCGCTGGTCGCGACCGACGTCGCCGCCCGCGGCATCGACGTCGCCGACGTCACGCACGTCATCAACTTCAGCTGCCCGGAGGACTCCAACACCTACGTCCACCGCATCGGACGGACGGGGCGCGCCGGCAAGAGCGGCAACGCGATCACGCTGGTCGACTGGGCCGACGTGGCACGCTGGAAGACGATCAACCGCGACCTCGGGCTGCCCTTCGACGAGCCGGTCGAGACGTACTCGACGTCGGAGCACGTCTTCCACGACCTCGGCATCTCCGCCGACGTGACGGGCCGCCTCAAGCCTCCGGCTCCGGTCGCGCCCAAGGCCGACCGTCCGGCCCGCGGCGAGCGGACCGACCGCGACGGCGAGCGTCCTGCACGCACGCGTCGCAACCGCAGCCGCACCCGCGGCGGCAAGCCGGTCGATGAGACCGCGGATGCCTCGGGTGGCGAGTCGTCCGGTGCGGCCGCACCGGCTGCTGCCACTGCCGATGCCGGTGCTCCTCCAGAGTCCGGCGAGGAGCGTTCGGACGCCCCGCGTCGTCGTCGCCGGCGTCGTCGTCCCTCGAGCGGGAGCTCCGCCGACGGCGCAGCACCCGTGGCGGCTGACGGGGGCGAGTGA
- a CDS encoding type IV toxin-antitoxin system AbiEi family antitoxin domain-containing protein: MDDLRIVAEARGGGFTTADAKSVGVGGRALSRAVEDRELIHLRRSGYAFADTYLKLSLEQRSLVRARVEADLNPGRAALSHRSAALEHGLPLVDYDVRLADVARLDGQSGRKTSSARHHETVEARELVEIGGRTVSALSWAVWEVGTCGGPASALVVIDAALHSGKTDMDELLRVGEHFAHVKGSPAVRTALALADAKAESPGESLTRWLCHLFKLPMPESQVEVFDPSGRLIGRVDFAWEEFRHVVEFDGKVKYGRGFDPKKSPEQVVMDERARESAVRRQRWGMTRLVWSQVHPPVEATARHLLEEMTWSRRRYLGA, translated from the coding sequence ATGGATGACCTGCGAATCGTGGCGGAAGCGCGCGGCGGAGGCTTCACCACCGCCGATGCGAAGAGCGTCGGGGTCGGCGGGCGCGCGCTCAGCAGAGCGGTCGAGGATCGGGAGCTGATCCACCTGCGCCGCAGCGGGTACGCGTTCGCTGACACGTACCTCAAGCTGAGCCTCGAGCAACGCTCCCTCGTACGCGCACGGGTCGAGGCCGATCTCAACCCGGGACGCGCCGCGCTCTCGCATCGTTCGGCCGCACTCGAGCACGGCCTCCCGCTCGTCGACTATGACGTGCGGCTCGCCGACGTCGCCCGTCTCGACGGACAGTCCGGTCGCAAGACGTCGAGCGCCCGTCACCACGAGACGGTCGAGGCACGCGAGCTCGTCGAGATCGGCGGACGAACCGTCAGCGCTCTGTCGTGGGCCGTCTGGGAGGTCGGAACGTGCGGCGGGCCGGCCAGCGCTCTCGTGGTCATCGATGCAGCCCTGCACAGCGGCAAGACCGACATGGACGAGCTGCTGCGGGTCGGCGAGCACTTCGCTCACGTCAAGGGCTCCCCGGCCGTACGGACTGCGCTCGCGCTCGCCGACGCCAAGGCCGAGTCGCCAGGGGAGTCGTTGACCCGCTGGCTCTGCCACCTCTTCAAGCTCCCCATGCCGGAGTCGCAGGTCGAGGTGTTCGACCCGAGCGGCAGGCTGATCGGCCGGGTCGACTTCGCTTGGGAGGAGTTCCGGCACGTCGTGGAGTTCGACGGCAAAGTGAAGTACGGGCGCGGATTCGACCCGAAGAAGTCGCCGGAGCAGGTCGTGATGGACGAGCGCGCCCGCGAGTCGGCGGTCCGTCGCCAGCGATGGGGGATGACGCGGCTGGTCTGGTCGCAGGTGCACCCGCCGGTGGAGGCGACGGCACGCCATCTGCTGGAGGAGATGACGTGGTCACGGCGGCGTTATCTCGGCGCGTGA